GATGACGTCCAGTTTACTTCCCATGATTCAATCGTCCTCCAGGGGAACCTGTTCGTCGCCGGCCGCCGTCCCCTCGGCGGCGTCCGGCTCCGTTCGTAGGCGATTCAGTCCGAAGTAGGTGACCACGCCGAGGCCGATCCAGGCGGCGCTGAGCGCCAGCGCCAGCGGGTCCGTCCGCACGAGGAACTCCACGAGCACCAGCGTCAATACGAGGTTCAGGACGATGCCGATGACCGGTGGGGCCGGGTAGAACGGCATCTCGTAGGGCCGGTTCATGTCGGGTCGCTCCCGGCGCAGCTTGATGACCGAGCCGTTGACGACGATAAAGGAGAGCAGGAAGAAGAGGCTCGACATGTTGCCGGCGCTCTGCGTGGGCAGGACGACCGACCCGAGCATCACCACCGCCGAGGCGACGATGGCGACGAACGGCGTCCCGTAGCGGTGGTGAATCTGGCCGAACGACGGGAGCAGCTGACCCTCCCGCCCCATCGAGAAGGCGACCCGCGAGGAGGCGATGACCACCGCGTTGAGCGCCGTCAACGTCGAGAACACCGCGCCGAAGACGATGATGGCGCCGCCGTTCTGGATGATGGGTAGCCCCGTCGGCATGAACGACGTCGCCGCCTGTGCGATGCCGGCCTCGCCGGCCTCCGCCAGTCCCTGTGCGCCCAGGGTCCCGACGGCGACGGTGACCACGGCGAGGTAGACCACGACCGTCGCCGCGAGACTCACGAAGATGGCTTTCGGGATGTTCTCGCGGGGATTCTCGACCTCCTCGGTGACCGTGGTAATGAGGTCGTACCCCTCGAAGGCGATGAAGGTGAGCCCCATCGCGGGGAGGATGGCCAGTGCGCCCCCCTCGGCCGGGAACAGCGGCTGGAACTCCGCCGTCGAGAACATCGGCGCCGTCGCGCCGAAGGCGACGAACACCACGAGGATGCTCACCTTCACGATGGTGAACACCGTCTCCAGGCTCCCGCTCGCGGCCGTCGAGACGGCGTTCAGCGAGACGAGGCCCAGGACGGCGAGGAACGCCAGCAGGAACGTGGCCGGCAGGGCCGCGTCCACCACCGGCAGCGAGATGGCGCCGACCGCCTCGGGCGGCGGGACGATACCGTAGACGTGCAGCAGCTCGAGGAAGTTGGGCGCGAACCCGAGCGCGTACAGCGCGCCGGCGATCATGTACGCGAACCAGAGCATCCAGCCCATCAGATACGAGGGGAGGTCGGCGAACACCTCGCGGACGAAGGCGTAGCCGCCGCCGCTCTTGGGAATCGAGGCTGCCAGTTCGGCGTACGAGAGGCCGGTGAAGGCAGTGACGACACCGTTGAGCGCGAACACCAGGATGGCCGCCGGACCCGCGATTTCGGCGGCCAGCCCGGTCAGGACGAAGATACCGGCGCCGATCATCGCGCCCATGCCGATCATCGTCGCGTCCAGCAGGCCCAGGTCGGCCTCCGGCGAGCGGTCCTGCTGGCTCACTGGCCCGGCCTCCGTGCGTGACCCGCGGTATCTCGGTCTCGCGGCTGTGGCCGACACGGACCGGCCCGGAGCTGTCTCGTGGCGCGCCAGCCGCCGGTCGGAATCCAGCGCATCAACCGGCATATCTGTAGGTTCCCACTTTTAATCCGGGGACGATTTGCAGCGAGCGGGAACTGCCGGTCGATTCAGGACCGGGGCCGTCCCGTCGCACAAACCGTTATTATGGTGTGGCATGTACGCACATGACATGGCAACGGCATATCTGGTGAGTACGGCTCTGATGGGCCTGCTCGTCGTCGGTGTCCTGCTCTGGCTCGGCCGGGTCAGGGGCTGGTATCAGTACTCCCCGGCAGCCTCGGGCGAGGGCTGGTCGCCGGGTGTCCCGCCCAAGAGCACCGTCGACCGACTGACTGGCAGCACGTCGGCGTGGCTGGTCGCGTTCGCGCTGCTCGTCGTCGGCTTCCTCGTCGGCGTCGTCGCGTTCATCTCCGCACCGGCCGGCAGCGGCGGGCTCGCCGGGCCAGCGGTCGCCGTCGGCGGTGGACTCCTCCTCGTGGGCTACCTCCTCTTCGGCGTCTACATCTCGGCGAAGCGCCGGGGCCACCCGAGCGCCCTCGCGGCCGCCGAGTCGGCGACGGTCGCCGGGACGCTCTTCCTGGTCGCGATAACCGTCAGGCTCGTCCTGCCCTGAGCCGCCGACGCCGAACGGGTAACAGAGTTGGTATCGTCGATTTATGTCTCTCTGTCGTCCCTCTAGATAGGGATGAACAGGACCAGTCGGCTCTCGATTCTCCACGTCGACGACGACGCAGACCTGCGGGACCTCGTCAAACTCCAGCTCGAACGGGAGGAGAACGCCATCGAGTGCACGGTCCGCACCGAGGGCTGCCCGCAGCAGGCACTCGACCTGATACGTGATCCGGAGACCGCGTTCGACTGCGTCATCAGCGACTACAACATGCCCGCGATGAACGGTATCGAGTTCCTGCGGGCGGTTCGCGACTCACACCCCGAGCTCCCTGTGCTCCTTTTCTCGGGCGAGGAGACGGCCGACATCGCCGCCGAGATAGTCGAGGCCGGCCTCACGGATTACCTGCGGAAGGGGTACGGACTCGACCAGTACACGATGTTGATTCGGCGGGTGTCTCACGCCGTCGAGTCGGACGGGGCGTTCGACTCCGAGATGGAGACGGAGCTCGACGGTGTCGGCGTCGTCGGGCGGGACGAACACTTCGACGACGTCGACGACACCTACGCCTCGATGTACGGCTACTCGGCGGACGAACTCACGGGGAAACACTGGACCGAGCTCCACCCCGACGAGGAGGTAGAGCACATCCGCACGCACGTCCTGCCCGTCGTCGAGCGCGGCGGCAAGTGGACCGGTCGGAGCGAGGGGCTTCGCTCGGACAACACGCGGTTCACGGAGTCGAAACTCGTGACCGCACTGGACGACGGCCGCCTGCTCATCGCCGTCTCGGAACTCGACGACTCGCCGCTCGCCGGGGAAGTCTGACGGGGCGAAGCACCTGCCGTCGGACGGTTCGAAAACGGGGCCGTCGTCTCAGACGATGGAGTAGGCGGCCGCCGCGGTCAGCGCCACTGCGCCCAGCGTCCCGGCCAGTATCATGTACGTGACCGAGCGTGGCTCGGAGATGAGGTGCTGGTAGTACGCGGCGACCCCGACGGCCTTGATGACCGACAGCACCATGATGACGCCGAAGGCCAGCCAGTAGGCGCTGTCCACGAGTCCCACGAACTCCACGACCGCTTGCACGGTCGCGAAGACGAACAGTACGACGTATATCAGGGTGTAGCCTTTCCAGTCCATGGTCACAGGATGTAGAACAGCGGGAACAGGAACAGCCAGACGATGTCGACGAAGTGCCAGTAGAGCCCGAAGTACTCGATGGGCTTGTCGTCACCCTGGTACGCCCCGTTCCAGGCGCGGATTGTCATGTACCCACAGATGATGAGCCCGATGACGACGTGGGCCCCGTGGAGCCCGGTCGTCAGGTAGAACGTCGACGACCCGATGTTCGTCGAGAGGTTCCATCCGTTCGGGAACGCCTCCGTGGAGATGTGGAACAGGTGGTTCCACTCGATACCCTTGTTGATGAGGAAGCCGACGCCCAGCGCGAAGGTGCCAGCCATAAGACCGGTCGTCAACTTCCGCCGGTTGCGCTTGGCCGCGACCATCGCCAGCACGACGAGGAAGCTCGACGTGAGCAACAGGTAGGTGTTGATGAGCCCCGGCATCGTCACGTGCTCGGCGGGGATGAGGTCGTGGTGCCAGTCCGACCAGCCGTAGGCCACCCGGACGAAGGCATAGGAGCCGATGAACCCGCCGAAGAGGACGACGTCGCTCGCGAGGAACGTCCACATCCCGAGTTTCATCTTCTCGACGCTGTCGAACGGCCACCGTTCTGCGATGGCCATCTCCGGGGCGTGGAACGGCTCGCGGGTCATGCCCACCAGCGACCCGAAGGTGGCCAGGCTGCCGACCGCCGCCATGCCGACGTAGACCACGCTCCCGGTCCGGACGCCCGAGAGGCCCAGGAACGCGATGAAGCCCCCGAGACTGACGAGGAACGGCCAGAAACTCGCGTGACTGGCGTGTTCCCCACCGCCGGTCTCGTGGGCCGCTGCCGTCGGCGTCGCGGTGGCGGTCACCGCCCGGATGTTCCGGGCCGTCCCGCCGTCGGTGGCCCGCCCCCCGTCGGCCGCGACGCCCGCGCCACCGGTGGACGTGCCGGTCCGCTCGGCGACGTCCTCGTCGTCGAGGAACTCCAGCGACCCGTTCGCGTACGACGGCAGGCCGGGGAAGTTCTCCAGGTCGGGCGGCGAGGGGACGGCCCACTCCGCCGTCGAGGCGTACTTCCAGGGGCTGTCCCCGGCGTCCTCGCCGCGCCAGATGCTGACGAAGAGGTTGTAGAACATGACGAGCATGCTCGCCCCGAGGATGAACCCGCCGATCGTCGAGATGTTGTGCCAGATGGTCAGGTCAGCGGGGTACTCGAAGACCCGCCGCGGGGTCTCCCAGGCGATGAACATCGGGAAGTACAGCACGTTGAAACCGATGAAGAACGCCGCGAAGTGGACCTTCCCGAGGAACTCGTTGTACATCTTCCCGGTCATCTTCGGGTACCAGTAGTACAGCGCCCCGATGAGCGCCGTCGCGCCCCCGAACATCACGTAGTGGAAGTGTGCGACCACCCAGTAGGTCCCCCGGAACTGGTAGTCCAGCACGATGGCCCCGAGGAAGACACCGGTGATGCCCCCGAGGATGAACAGGAGCAGGGCCCCGAGCGCGAAGAGGAACGGCGTCTTGAACCGCACGCGACCTTTCGCCATCGTGTAGATGAGCGAGAACACCATCAGGTCGAAGGGCAGCGAGATGCCGATGGTCGTCGCCATGAAGATGGTCTTGATTGGCAGGTTGATGCCGGTCAGGAACATGTGGTGCATCCAGACGATGAAGGACTGGATGGCGACCAGCACCATCGAGATGATGAACCACTTGCGCCCGACCAGGCGACGGCCGGTGAACGTCTGGAAGATCTCTGCCATCGCGCCCAGCGCCGGGAAGAAGACGATGTACACCTCCGGATGGCCGAAGAACCAGAAGAGGTGGGCCCACAGCAGCGACGCGCCGGGGTTCTCCGCGCTCGTCCCGAGCGTTGTCCCGTCGTTGGCGAACTGGAAGTACGTCGTCCCGATGACGTGGTCCGAGGCCAGTATCATCAGGGCCGCCAGCAGCGCCGCGAAGGCAAAGAGCATCATCCAGACGGTGAGGTTGATCGACAGCGAGAAGATGGGGATGTCGCGCATCCGCAGGCCCTCGGCCCGCATGCGGTACATCGTGGTCAGGAAGTTGACCGACCCCATCGTCACCGCGGCGGTGAACATGATGAGCGCCAGGACGACCGACGTCGCGCCCAGTCCCTCGCCGGGGATGTAGGCGGGCGTGTTCAGCGGCGCGTACATCGTCCACCCGCCGGCGAACGTCGCACCCTGGAAGAAGGAGACGCCGACCAGGATGCCCGAGAACAGGTAGAGCCAGTACGATAGCGCGTTCAGCCGGGGAAAGGCGAGGTCGTCGGCCCCGATCTGGAGCGGGACGAGGTAGTTGGCGAAGCCGAAGGCGAAGGGGGAGATGAACCAGAACACCATCAGCAGGCCGTGCGTCGAGACGGCCTGGTTGTAGCCCATCGACCCCAGCAGGTCCGCGCCCGGGGACAGCAGTTCCAGGCGGAACAGGAGTGCGAGGACGCCGCCGAAGACCAAAAAGAAGATCGACGTGATGAGATAGAGGATGCCGATGTCCTTGTGGTTGGTCGTGAGGAACCACCGGCTGATCGACGACTTCGGCGGCAGGCCGTGGTCGTAGCTCATGCCGGCGCACCTCCGACTGTGGCGGTCCCGCTCGGGGCGAGCGCGGCGGTCTCGTTACCGCTCGTCCCGTTCGAACTCGCCTGCGTGTCGCTGTACCACTCCTCGTACTCGGACTGGGTGACGACCTCGACCGGCGCGACCATCACGGAGTGGCCGCTGCCACACAGCTCGTAGCACTTGGCCTCGTACTCGCCCGTCTCGGGGGCGGTGAACCACGCGGTGGTGGTCTGCCCGGGGATAGCGTCGGTCTTGACGCGCAGCTCGGGGATGCCGAAGTTGTGGAAGACGTCCGAGGACGTCACCTGTAATCTGATCACCCGGTCCTGTGGCACGACCAGCGTGTTGGTCTCGTGCCCGTTGGGGTAGGTAAATGCCCACCCGAAGCGGAACCCTTCGACGTCGATATCGATGGCGTCGATGTCCGCACGGTCGTCGTCCGGCCCGTTCTCGACGTACAGCAGCGTCGTGTACGTCCACGCGATGAGCGAGATGACGATGACGGCGCTGATGCCAAAGGAGTAGAACACCTTCCGTCCGCCGGTCCCCCCGGTGGGTTTCTCGCCCAGTTGCGGCCGCTCGACCTTGTCCGTGTACGGGTCCTCCTCGCTCGCGGACTCCCGATACTTGACGGCGTGGTACATCGTGTAGGTGACCACGACGATGCCCACTACCGCTCCGAGGACGAGGAAGACCTCGAAGATACTGTTGAACACGTCCGCCGGCGCCCTGACGTCCCCTCCGTGGAGCGGAAACGCCGTGACGTGTGGTAGCGTGTGACTCGACATCAAGGTGACGTTCAAGGTACCATGTATTAGTCATTGTGGACAACGAGTGGATAAGTAATCTCGCGTAACCTATTCCACGAGCGAACTTTTTTATCTGATGGTATGTAATACCATGACATGGCAGACCCGTCTCCGGGCGTCGACGACCCGGCAATGAACGACGAGCCGGCCGTGCCCGACGAAAACGAGTTCGACAGCCTGGTCGGTATCATCGGCGACGGGCTCGTCGGAGCCGCCGGTGGGCTCGTCGGTACGGCGATGATGAGCGTCGTCTTCCTGGTCGCCGAGTCCGTCGGTGCCTTCGACCGCTCCGCGTTCGCCATCCTGACGGAGCTGGTCGGCCTGGACGGACTCGTCCCGGAGGTGCTGTTCGGGTACCTCATCTTCCTCGGCGGCGGGATGTTACCCTGGCCACTCCTCTTCGCGTCGTTGAAGGCGTACCTCCCCGGACGGAGCGACCCCGTCAGCGGGGCCTTCTTCGGGGCCGCGATGTGGACGGGCTTCGTCCTCGCCTTCTACACGGGACAGAGCGGCCTCTCGCTGGTCCTGTACGCCCTGCTCACGCTGGTTGCCCACGTGGTCTACGGCATCGGCCTCGGCGTCGTGTTCAACTACTTCATGACCCGGCCGGATTCCATCGTCTGAGCGCCCCGGGCCCGTCTGTCTCGTGGCCGGACCGGGCCGCCCCGGCCCGGCACGGACTCACTCCGAGTACCCTTCCTGCAGAAACGCGCCTTCCGTCTCGTACATCGACACCAGCTCGACGATGAACTCCTCGTAGGTCTCGTCGTCCTCCAGGTGGGTCTCGAGCCGTTCTCGCAGGTCGTCGCTGATTTCGAGCGTGTATGTCATGGCAATCGGGAACACTGTTCCCGGTGCTGGTAGATAGATGCCGCATGGACAAATAACCGGTAGGTGCACGCTAGCAGTGGCTGCAGACGGATACCGACCTCTCTCTATCTGAAACGTTTCGGGGAACAGTTAATTCACTTCGAGTTGTACGACTGGTATGGGCAGTATCCTCCTTGCCACCGACGGGAGCGAGTACGCGCGGAAAGCAGCCGACAGGGCGATCGACCTGGCCGAGGAGCACGAGAGCCCGTTGCACGTCATCTGTGTCGTCGACCGCCAGAAGTTCGACGACCCGGCGCTCAGCTCCGCGGAACTGGCGACCATCTACGCCGAGGACCACGCCGTCGTCTCTGTCAACGAGGTGACCCAGATGGCCGACGGTCGAGATATCGTCGTCGAGGGGGAGACGAGACACGGCGTCCCCCACGAGACGATTCTCGAGTACGCCGACGAGGTCGATGCGGACGTCATCGTCGTCGGCGAACACGGCGACCACGAGGAGCACTTCTCTGGCGTCGGCAAGAAGGTGGCCAGTACGTACGACCGTGACGTGGTCGTCGTGACAGCAGAGCCCTGACCACGACGATGTACGACCAGATTCTGATTCCGACCGACGGCGGTGACGTCGCCGACACCGCGGCCGAGGTGGCGATCACGCTCGCCGGCCGCTTCGACGCCACGCTGCACGTCGTCCACGTCAGCGAACTCGGCGAACTGCCGCCGGGCACGGACGACGCGGACGCGAGCCCCCTCGCGAGCGGCGCCGAGGCCGCGGTGACCGAGATAGCGGAGGCCGCAGCCGATGCCGGGCTCGAAGTGGCGACGGCCATCGTCGAGGCCGGCAGTTCCGTCCACGGGGCGCTCCTCGCCTACGTCGAGCGCCACGACGTCGACTGCCTGGTCATGGGCACACACGGCCGGAGCGGGGTCGACCGAGTCGTCTTCGGGAGCGTCGCCGAGCGGACGGTCCGTGAGTCCCCGGTGCCCGTGCTGACCGTCCACGCCGAGACGGTCCTCGACCCGGACTTCTCCTCGATACTGGTCCCGACGGACGGCAGTCGCTGTGCCCGAACCGCCGTGGACCACGCTATCGAACTGGCCGACCTGACCGGTGCGACGCTCCACCTCCTCAACGTCGTCAACCCGGCGGCAATCTACGGCGACGTCGACACGGCTCGAATCCTCGACTCGCTCGAAGCGGCCGGGGCCGGACTGCTCGAGGACCTCGAGGAAGTCGCGAGCGACGCCGGCCTCTCGTCGGTGGAGACGACCGTCACGACCGGCACGCCCCACCGGGCCATCAGAGCGTACGCCGACGACCACGACATCGACTGCATCGCGATGGGGACCCACGGCCGGACCGGCGTCCAGCGCTACCTGCTGGGCAGCGTCACCAGTCGCGTCATCCGACTGTCCGACGTCCCGGTCCTCGCGATTCCGGGGACGCGAGACGACTGACCCCTCGCCCCGTCAGTCCGCTTCTTCCAGCAGCCAGCCGAAGCGTTTCTCCCAGAACTCCTCGCTCCGTGGCTTCTTGCTCTTGCCGCGGGTCTTCCGGTCGCGAATCCGTCGTTCGAGGACGTCCCGGGCCTCGTTGAGGGCGTGACTCGCGCCGTATCCCTCGCCCGATGCCATGTAGAGGCCCTGGTCGGTGTGCAGACGGATGCGAGCCAGCAACAGCGGCGTCCCGCGGAGTTTCTCGTCGTGCTCGTGGAGGTGTATCTTCGCGTCGAGGACCGTCATCTCCCGGTCGCGCCCGTCGAACTTGTCGACCATCTCGACGATGTCCTCGTACTGCACGTCGTCGAGCAGGTCGGTGCCGTACACCTGGACGCTCCGGTTGCCGCCGGCCTCCCAGGTGAGCGCGTCGAGGACGTCCGTCTTGGTGACGATGCCGTACGGGTGGCCGTTGTCGGTGACGACGAGCGACGAGCCACCGAGGTCGAACATCGCCTCGACGGCCACGTCGAGCGTCTCGTCGGGGTCGATGGTCCGGACCGGCGCCACCATCACGTCACGGACTGGCAGGTCGAGCACCCGCTGGAGTTCACCCTCCCGGGCACCGAAGCCGCCGCCACGGCTTCGACTGGCGCTGGCCGCGAGCGACCCGCCGAAGGAGTCCTGCCCGCTCGCGTCGCCGCCCTGACTCTGTCTGGCCTCCCGGACGGTGAGCTCGGTCACGTCGTAGAGGCTCACGATGCCGACGGGGTCGTCGTCCTCGACGACCGGGAGGTGCGTGATACGGTGCTCCCGGAAGTCGTGGAGCGCTTCGCCGAGCGTCGTCTCCGGTGCCACGGTGACGAGGTCCGACGTCGCGGCCTCGCGCACCGTCGCCGCGTCGAGGAACGGCATCACCGCCTCGAGAATCCCGTCGACGGTGACGATGCCCGTCAGCGTCTCCCCCTCGAACACGGGGAGCAGTTGCGTGTCGCTGTCTATCATCAACTGCGCGACGGCGCGAATGTCCTCGTCCGCGCGCAGTCGAGGCACGTGCCAGACGAGCGAGCCGACCTTCTCGTCCGGCGGGTGGTGGGACCCGGCCAGCTGCCGGCGGGTGACGATGCCCTCGAACTCGTCACCGTGGACGACGACGCCCTTGAGCGTGGGGTCGTCGAAGGCGCCGACGAGCTTCGAGACGCGCGTCTCCGGGCTGAACTCGGTGTAGTCTTCCGAAACGATTGCTGCGATATCCATGAATTTCCATGTTTCCGCTGTAGTCGACGGCTGTACGACGCTGTTGGCAACTATCGTTGCCCTCAGATGAGACTTCGTCGCACGGCAGCAAATACCCGCCGATGGTTCTCGGCCCGTGAGATTCGGGGTGCGGCTGAGACGCGTTCGTCCGGCCACCTCTCGCTGCTGTGGTGGCTTCCCTGACGAGTACGGGGTCGACTACCGACGGCGACGACCGTGGTCGAAACGGCCGGGCCTGGTGTTCCGGGAATCATAGGATGGGGACCGACCCGAAGTTTGGTCGACCTAAAAGTGTTGTCCTACTGGTAGGTATAAGTGCCTGACGCACGTACGGATATACTGCAATGAGTTCCCAGAAAAGCGCTCGCAAAGCAGCACAGACGGTCGGCGAGAACCCGCTCCGTATCGACGAGGAGAAAGCCGAACAGGTCATCGACGCGCTGAACACGGACCTCGCCGACGCGTACGTCCTCTACCACCAGCTCCACAAGCACCACTGGAACGTGGAAGGTGCGGAGCACCGGGACATCCACGTCTTCCTCCAGGAGGCCTACGAGGAAGTCGAAGAAGCAGCGGACGAGATCGCCGAGCGCGTCCAGACGCTCGGCGGGGTGCCCCACGCGAGCATGGCCACGCTGTCGGACGTAGCGACCGTCGAACCGGAGGACGAGGACGTCTACGACATCCGGACCTCGCTGCAGAACGACCTCGAGATGTACGGCGACATCCTCGAGAGCTACCGGGAGCACATCGACCTCGCGGCGGGCCTGGGCGACCACGGAACCGCCCACATGCTCCGTGAACAGCTCATCGAGGTCGAAGAACACGCCCACGTCATCGACCACTACCTCGAAGACGACACGCTCGTCGTCGACTCGGCGACGAACTGAGCGACCACCGACTGACAGCCCACCCGTTTTCCCGCGTCGAGTCGCCGGTTGCTCTGGAGAGTCACGCCCGCCGTCCGCCCTGGCACACCGTCGTCTCTGTTATCGCCGTACGTCGACGGTCAGTTCGCTCGAAATCCACCCGTCCGAGTTCCCGGCTTCGAGAAAGACCGATTTCCCCGGACAGCTCGTACAGAAGGATATCTCGGGCGTCTCCGGCGTCTCTGCCTTCGCATCATCACTGGTGGTGGACTGTGTGCCAGCGGCCATTACGAGCGATTAGGCAGACCTAAAATAAAAATGGTCCGGTTCGTCTCGGCAGGTCCGGGCGTCCTGTGCGAGCAACGTGCACACAGGGCTCGAGCGAACTCCGTTCGCTCGGCGGATTCGAACCGAAGCGAGACTCACTGCGTTCGTCCCGCAGGGTTCGAACCGCCCGTCGGATAGATTCGCCACTCACGGCTCGTTCGTGGCAGAATCTATGGGTCCGGGCGGATTCGAACCACCGACCTCGGCCTTGTAAAGGCCACGTCATAACCAACTAGACCACGGACCCGCACTACGTCGTTTTCGACCGTCGGGAATAACGCTTTCTCTCTGAGACTACCAGAACTTCACGCCCAGGTCGTGCATCCGTTCGTTGTGGCGGGCGACGTTGATGAGCAGCGGCGTGACCGCCTCCACCTCTGCGGCGTTCGAGAGGGGGCCGCCGTCGAGGGCCCTGAGGCCCTCGATGGCCTCTGCGAGTTCGCTGACCGTGTCTTTCGCGTCGCCGTCGTCGCCGACGACGACGGTGTCCCAGTCGGCTCGGCGTCGAGGTTCGCCAGCCGACCGGCCGCGAGGTTGTGGAACGCGCCGACGACGGGGGTGTCGTCGGGCGCGGCGTTCGCCGCGAGTTCGGTGACGCTGCCGACGCCAGGCTGGTTGTAGTGGAACCCGTCCTCGTCGCGTTTCATCCCCACGGCGGGCGAGACGAGGACGGCGTCACCGAGCTCGTCGGCGACCGATTCGACGGTGTCCGTGAGGTGGTACGCGGGGACGGCCGCGACGACGACGTCCGCCCGGGCCGTGGCATCGAGGTTCGAGAGCCCCTCGACCGTGACGTCTCGGCCGCGGCTGTCGAGTTCCGTCTCGTACTCCTCGGCCATCTGGTCGGCCTTCTCGGCCTCCCGAGACCCGATGATGACCGTGTGGTTGGAGTCCGCCGCCCAGCGCAGCGCGAGGCCCTGTCCGATGTCGCCGGTGCCGCCGAGTAATGCGATGTCCATGTCGACTGAGTGGAGTGTCCGGCGAATAAGCGTTGTGCGACCGACCTCGATTACGTGTAGGTCTCCCAGGCCCAGTCGAACCCCCCGCCGTACGCGACGTAGAGGGCGGTGGCCAGTCCGGCGACGAACGTGGCAAGCTGGACGAGTATCCCGGCGAGACTCGTGTGCCCGAGCGCGAGATTCGCGACCGTCGCCAGGCTCACCGTCGCGAAGAAGAACACGAGAATGAACATGGCCAACCGACCCGGTCGGTGGGCGTCGTCGAAGATGTCCCGGTGTTCACGCATCGTCCAGTAGGCGGCGGGCCACGCGACGAGCTGGAAGCCGACGGTGTACAGCTGGGCCACGTCGAGGCTCGGGATGTAGACGGCCACCCCACCGACGATGCCGGCCCAGACGCTCACCAGGAGCGACCAGCCGACCAGCGACAACCGACCCATAGCTCGACCTGTTCGTCGGCGCAGAAATCCCTGCCGTTTCGCTCACTCCAGCAGGTCCGGCAGGTCCTCGACGGAGTCGACGACGGCGCTGGCGCCCGCGCTGGCGTACTTCTCCCGCCCCGCCTCGCCGGTGAGGCCGCCGGTCAGGACGCCGATACCGTAGTACACCCGTTCCTCGTCCTCGGCGTC
This DNA window, taken from Haloarcula ordinaria, encodes the following:
- a CDS encoding CBS domain-containing protein, with translation MDIAAIVSEDYTEFSPETRVSKLVGAFDDPTLKGVVVHGDEFEGIVTRRQLAGSHHPPDEKVGSLVWHVPRLRADEDIRAVAQLMIDSDTQLLPVFEGETLTGIVTVDGILEAVMPFLDAATVREAATSDLVTVAPETTLGEALHDFREHRITHLPVVEDDDPVGIVSLYDVTELTVREARQSQGGDASGQDSFGGSLAASASRSRGGGFGAREGELQRVLDLPVRDVMVAPVRTIDPDETLDVAVEAMFDLGGSSLVVTDNGHPYGIVTKTDVLDALTWEAGGNRSVQVYGTDLLDDVQYEDIVEMVDKFDGRDREMTVLDAKIHLHEHDEKLRGTPLLLARIRLHTDQGLYMASGEGYGASHALNEARDVLERRIRDRKTRGKSKKPRSEEFWEKRFGWLLEEAD
- the dpsA gene encoding DNA starvation/stationary phase protection protein DpsA, which codes for MSSQKSARKAAQTVGENPLRIDEEKAEQVIDALNTDLADAYVLYHQLHKHHWNVEGAEHRDIHVFLQEAYEEVEEAADEIAERVQTLGGVPHASMATLSDVATVEPEDEDVYDIRTSLQNDLEMYGDILESYREHIDLAAGLGDHGTAHMLREQLIEVEEHAHVIDHYLEDDTLVVDSATN